Proteins encoded in a region of the Vitis riparia cultivar Riparia Gloire de Montpellier isolate 1030 chromosome 7, EGFV_Vit.rip_1.0, whole genome shotgun sequence genome:
- the LOC117918457 gene encoding probable receptor-like protein kinase At2g23200, with the protein MEKFHGHEIFVQLLHLLLLLLLSLQCLSSDYTPPSKYFINCGSSSNISDTRRTFVGDESSDSFTLSPKQEAVEDNRPSPATSQIYQTARLFRSPSSYEFDIDQIGIYLVRLHFFPFSSPTDLFTALFDVSISGLPVLLHNFTVQNTRNLPLIKEFLLTVNISKFIVKFEPSQQSSFAFVNAIEVFIAPDSFIPDSALLVTPAGSKNSSYKGISSRVLQKVHRINVGGSDIEPDSDTLWRKWVPDDPYLFNKSAARNRSASTDTSYQRILSGYNDSTRYIAPPLVYMSAKEMNKNGNDPLQFFNISWGFDVSKNAKHLLRVHFCYFISSSGSFNPRLNLYIYSFFSQKIDNIPLGAPFFLDLLVVSDDSGFLNVSIGPQIDSPVNNSFLNGLEIMEIMEELGWVSMENESKKKTTPLLTGLVVGGLALVGIVIIVLSLRLKCRKEKPAEASHWLPVTVDGGLSSHSRVYEATIHGSPVPHLNLGLKIPFAEIQSATNNFSRKLLVGKGGFGEVYQGLLRNGMKVAVKRSQPGHGQGLPEFQTEILVLSKIRHHHLVSLIGYCDEMNEMILVYEFMQEGTLRNHLYGSDLPCLSWKQRLEICIGAARGLHYLHTGSEGGIIHRDIKSTNILLDDNFVAKVADFGLSRSGLPQQTHVSTAVKGTFGYLDPEYFRTQQLTDKSDVYSFGVVLLEVLCARPVINPSLPREQMNLAEWVMVWQKKGLLEQVIDPLLVGKVNLNSLRKFGETAEKCLKEDGTDRPTMGDVMWDLEYAFQLQQTAMQREPLEDSTNDAASTFPLPTIQRYPSYSLSISDIHGPKRRDGSSETTESEVFSQLRIADGR; encoded by the coding sequence ATGGAGAAGTTTCACGGGCATGAAATCTTTGTTCAGCTGTTACATCTTCTCCTCCTGCTTCTCTTATcccttcaatgcctttcttcgGATTACACTCCTCCAAGTAAGTACTTCATCAACTGTGGGTCAAGCTCCAATATCAGCGATACCAGGAGGACCTTCGTCGGTGACGAAAGTTCTGACTCCTTCACCTTATCTCCCAAGCAGGAGGCTGTTGAAGACAACAGACCTTCTCCGGCTACATCTCAAATCTATCAAACAGCGAGACTTTTCAGAAGCCCGTCCTCATATGAGTTTGACATCGACCAAATCGGCATTTACTTGGTACGCCTCCATTTCTTCCCCTTTTCCTCCCCAACCGATCTCTTCACTGCTCTTTTCGATGTTTCGATTTCTGGGTTGCCCGTGTTGCTTCATAATTTCACTGTGCAAAACACCAGAAATCTTCCTCTCATAAAGGAATTCTTACTCACCGTTAATATCAGCAAATTCATAGTGAAATTTGAACCGTCTCAACAGTCGTCCTTCGCATTTGTAAATGCTATAGAAGTCTTTATTGCTCCTGATAGCTTCATCCCTGATTCTGCTCTACTAGTGACTCCAGCAGGAAGTAAAAATAGTAGCTACAAGGGTATATCCTCTCGAGTTCTGCAAAAAGTTCACAGGATCAATGTTGGGGGCAGTGATATCGAACCCGATTCTGATACTCTATGGAGAAAATGGGTTCCAGATGACCCTTATCTTTTTAATAAGAGCGCTGCAAGAAATCGATCTGCCTCTACAGATACTAGCTACCAGCGAATCTTGAGTGGATATAACGACAGTACTCGTTATATTGCCCCACCTCTTGTTTATATGAGTGccaaagaaatgaataaaaatggcAATGATCCGTTGCAATTTTTCAACATCAGTTGGGGTTTTGATGTGTCCAAGAATGCTAAGCACCTTCTTCGGGTTCACTTCTGCTACTTTATTAGCAGCTCTGGGTCATTTAATCCACGGCTCAATCTCTATATTTATAGCTTCTTCAGTCAGAAAATAGATAATATCCCCTTGGGAGCTCCttttttccttgatcttttagttgtttcagATGATTCTGGATTTCTCAATGTCAGTATAGGGCCTCAGATTGATTCTCCAGTTAACAATTCCTTCCTCAATGGCCTGGAGATTATGGAAATCATGGAGGAATTGGGTTGGGTTTCTATGGAAAATGAGTCTAAGAAGAAAACTACACCTCTCCTGACTGGTTTAGTTGTAGGAGGTTTGGCTCTCGTCGGCATTGTGATAATTGTGCTCTCATTGCGATTAAAATGCAGGAAGGAAAAGCCTGCTGAAGCTTCACACTGGTTGCCAGTTACTGTTGATGGGGGATTGAGTTCCCACAGCAGGGTGTATGAGGCAACCATCCATGGCTCCCCTGTTCCTCATTTAAATCTGGGATTAAAAATACCTTTTGCAGAAATTCAGTCAGCAACAAACAACTTCAGCCGCAAGTTGCTGGTTGGTAAGGGTGGATTCGGCGAAGTCTACCAAGGACTTCTCAGGAATGGCATGAAAGTGGCAGTGAAGAGAAGTCAGCCAGGACATGGCCAAGGCCTGCCTGAATTCCAGACTGAGATATTGGTGTTATCCAAAATTCGCCATCACCACCTGGTTTCCTTGATTGGATATTGTGACGAAATGAATGAAATGATCCTGGTTTATGAATTTATGCAGGAAGGCACTCTGAGAAATCATCTGTATGGTTCAGATTTGCCTTGTTTATCTTGGAAGCAAAGGCTGGAAATTTGCATTGGTGCAGCAAGGGGACTTCACTACCTCCACACAGGTTCAGAAGGGGGAATCATTCACCGTGATATTAAGTCCACAAACATCTTGCTTGATGACAACTTTGTTGCTAAAGTTGCTGATTTTGGATTATCAAGATCAGGTCTTCCTCAACAAACCCATGTCAGCACAGCTGTAAAAGGCACCTTTGGATATCTCGATCCAGAGTACTTCAGGACCCAACAGTTGACAGACAAATCCGATGTTTACTCTTTTGGTGTGGTTCTTCTGGAAGTGCTATGTGCCAGACCAGTTATCAATCCCTCACTTCCAAGGGAGCAAATGAACCTAGCTGAATGGGTGATGGTTTGGCAGAAGAAAGGATTACTTGAACAGGTTATTGATCCTTTGCTCGTGGGTAAAGTCAATCTCAACTCACTAAGAAAATTTGGTGAAACAGCAGAAAAATGTTTGAAGGAAGATGGCACGGATAGGCCTACTATGGGTGATGTGATGTGGGACTTGGAGTATGCTTTTCAACTTCAACAAACTGCAATGCAGAGGGAGCCATTAGAGGACAGCACAAACGATGCTGCTTCCACATTTCCATTGCCTACCATTCAGCGTTATCCTTCATATAGCTTATCAATTTCAGACATCCATGGGCCCAAAAGAAGGGACGGCAGTTCAGAGACAACAGAAAGCGAAGTTTTCTCCCAGTTGAGGATTGCCGATGGCAGATAA
- the LOC117918458 gene encoding probable receptor-like protein kinase At5g24010 produces the protein MENFHAHEIFVQLLHLLLLLLLSLQCLSSDYTPPSKYFINCGSSSTISDTKRTFVGDESSDSFTLSPKQEAVEDSSPSPATSQLYRTARLFRSPSSYEFDIDQIGIYLVRLHFFPFSSPTDLFTALFDVSVSGLPVLLHNFTVQNTSNLPLIKEFLLTINISKLIVKFEPSQQSSFAFVNAIEVFIAPDSFIPDSALLVTPAGSNNSSYKGISSRVLQKVHRINVGGSDIDPDSDTLWRKWVPDDPYLFNKSAARNRSASKETSYQRTSGYNDSTRYIAPPLVYMSAKEMNKNDSDPLQFFNISWGFNVSKNAKHLLRVHFCDFISSSPYLLLNLYIYGFFSLKIDNIPLGAPFFLDFVVVSDDSGFLNVSVGPQIDSPIKNAFLNGLEIMEIMEELGWVSMEIESKKKTTPLLVGLVVGGLALVCIVIVVLLLRSKCRKEKPAGASHWLPVTVDGGLSSHGRVYEATIHGSPVPHLNLGLKIPLAEIQSATKNFSSKLLVGKGGFGKVYQGTLRNGMKVAVKRSQPGHGQGLPEFQTEILVLSKIRHRHLVSLIGYCDERNEMILVYEFMQNGTLRNHLYDSDLPCLSWKQRLEICIGAARGLHYLHTGSEGGIIHRDVKSTNILLDENFVAKVADFGLSRSGLLHQTHVSTAVKGTIGYLDPEYFRTQKLTEKSDVYSFGVVLLEVLCARPAINPLLPREQVNLAEWVMVRQKEGFLEHVIDPLLVGKVNLNSLRKFGETAEKCLQEDGADRPTMGDVVWDLEYASQLQQTAMQREPLDDSTNDAASTFPLPNVQRYPSYSLTIDGTHVPARRNDGSETTESEVFSQLRIDDGR, from the coding sequence ATGGAGAATTTTCACGCACATGAAATCTTTGTTCAGCTGTTACatcttctcctcctccttctcTTATCCCTTCAATGTCTTTCTTCGGATTACACTCCTCCAAGTAAATACTTTATCAACTGTGGGTCAAGCTCCACTATCAGCGATACCAAGAGGACCTTCGTCGGGGACGAGAGTTCTGACTCCTTCACCTTATCTCCCAAGCAGGAGGCTGTTGAAGACAGCAGCCCTTCTCCGGCTACATCTCAACTCTATCGAACAGCGAGACTTTTCAGAAGCCCATCCTCATATGAGTTTGACATCGACCAAATCGGCATTTACTTGGTACGCCTCCATTTCTTCCCCTTTTCCTCCCCAACCGATCTCTTCACTGCTCTTTTCGATGTTTCGGTTTCTGGGTTACCCGTGTTGCTTCATAATTTCACTGTGCAAAACACCAGCAATCTTCCTCTCATAAAGGAATTCTTACTCACAATTAATATCAGCAAATTAATAGTGAAATTTGAACCGTCTCAACAGTCGTCCTTCGCATTTGTAAATGCTATAGAAGTCTTTATTGCTCCTGATAGCTTCATCCCTGATTCTGCTCTACTAGTTACTCCAGCAGGAAGTAACAATAGTAGCTACAAGGGTATATCCTCTCGAGTTCTGCAAAAAGTTCACAGGATCAATGTTGGGGGCAGTGATATCGATCCCGATTCTGATACTCTATGGAGAAAATGGGTTCCAGATGACCCTTATCTTTTTAATAAGAGCGCTGCAAGAAATCGATCTGCCTCTAAAGAGACTAGCTACCAGCGAACGAGTGGTTATAACGACAGTACTCGTTATATTGCCCCACCTCTTGTTTATATGAGTGctaaagaaatgaataaaaatgacAGTGATCCGTTGCAATTCTTCAACATCAGTTGGGGTTTTAATGTGTCCAAGAATGCTAAGCACCTTCTTCGGGTTCACTTCTGCGACTTTATTAGTTCATCTCCATATTTATTGCTCAATCTCTATATTTATGGCTTCTTCAGTCTGAAAATAGACAATATCCCCTTGGGAGCTCCGTTTTTCCTTGATTTTGTAGTTGTTTCAGATGATTCTGGATTTCTCAATGTCAGTGTAGGGCCTCAGATTGATTCTCcaattaaaaatgccttcctcaATGGCCTGGAGATTATGGAAATCATGGAGGAATTGGGTTGGGTTTCTATGGAAATTGAGTCTAAGAAGAAAACTACTCCTCTCCTAGTTGGTTTAGTTGTCGGAGGTTTGGCTCTCGTCTGCATTGTGATAGTTGTGCTCTTGTTGAGATCAAAATGCAGGAAGGAAAAGCCTGCTGGAGCTTCACACTGGTTGCCAGTTACTGTTGATGGGGGATTGAGTTCCCACGGCAGGGTGTATGAGGCAACCATCCATGGCTCCCCTGTACCTCATTTAAATCTGGGATTAAAAATACCTTTGGCTGAAATTCAATCTGCAACAAAAAACTTCAGCAGCAAGTTGCTGGTTGGTAAGGGTGGATTTGGCAAAGTGTACCAAGGAACTCTCAGGAATGGCATGAAAGTGGCAGTGAAGAGAAGTCAGCCAGGACATGGCCAAGGCCTGCCTGAATTCCAGACTGAGATATTGGTGTTATCCAAAATTCGCCATCGCCACCTGGTTTCCCTGATTGGATATTGTGACGAAAGGAATGAAATGATTCTGGTTTATGAATTTATGCAGAATGGGACATTGAGAAATCATCTTTATGATTCAGATTTGCCGTGTTTGTCTTGGAAGCAAAGGCTGGAAATTTGCATTGGTGCGGCAAGGGGACTTCACTACCTCCACACAGGTTCAGAAGGGGGAATCATTCACCGTGATGTTAAGTCCACAAACATCTTGcttgatgaaaattttgttgcTAAAGTTGCTGATTTCGGGCTTTCAAGATCAGGTCTTCTCCATCAAACCCATGTCAGCACAGCTGTAAAAGGCACCATTGGATATCTTGATCCAGAGTATTTCAGGACCCAAAAATTGACAGAAAAATCTGATGTTTACTCTTTTGGTGTGGTTCTTCTGGAGGTGCTATGTGCCAGACCAGCTATCAATCCCTTACTTCCAAGGGAGCAAGTGAACCTAGCTGAATGGGTGATGGTTAGGCAGAAGGAAGGATTTCTTGAACATGTCATTGATCCTTTGCTCGTGGGTAAAGTTAATCTCAATTCACTAAGAAAATTTGGTGAAACGGCAGAGAAATGTTTGCAGGAAGATGGCGCTGATAGGCCTACTATGGGGGATGTGGTGTGGGACTTGGAGTATGCTTCTCAGCTTCAACAAACTGCAATGCAGAGGGAGCCTTTAGATGACAGCACAAATGACGCTGCTTCCACGTTTCCATTGCCTAATGTTCAGCGTTATCCTTCATATAGCTTAACAATTGACGGCACTCATGTGCCCGCAAGGAGGAACGATGGTTCAGAGACAACAGAAAGCGAAGTTTTCTCCCAGTTGAGGATTGATGATGGCAGATAA